One window from the genome of Leishmania panamensis strain MHOM/PA/94/PSC-1 chromosome 13 sequence encodes:
- a CDS encoding class 3 lipase, putative (TriTrypDB/GeneDB-style sysID: LpmP.13.0210), with the protein MRDFAYTHTQPQWGDVRTAAPGSTASAQRHTGIGSMAGVVEDVTIDTWAPTVVRPPPLEGHRVCTTCQRSKEACVCTTCIVCRHRFHANRHHCRRCWHAVCSRCWGHRHYVHMLGRQMVVCDCCSTLWALANLAKRGDGGLLWGLYVLRAAGAMPRMCIGPSCHILTRQLACYGCGLPTVVTQPHAARVVRANGVSRSMMDHVKVLDMQQLSLRAMEVSGMTSTQVERMFRGLFHHYEEVLAFRAITTAVLAHRVLLSMVASAVAYEYLGAPNITLSLSDIPYARALRITAARERYTILEAPGRVKFIAFPGTHNWRTRWVDMQFARITETVWSTLHEGVCLTTTAEDQEGVDRAKTTVALNGGVRKAWEYQVHKGFAQEAQEVELPFDSLLEDVRSGGYTLVLCGHSLGGATAQYLSLQLLHRCAALLVPRGGQEDAPRLLCVSLGAPLLGNYELADHVQSCGWAHIFHNFVYRSDIVPRLSCTDELAWDAQLRLANSVTSVFTAAQSWWRGGGSTTAPLPMANAAAAASSSTETVAANIPTRSSGRLSTALARLRTKPPPGTSSAAPAASAVDASAAFAFLSVDDATGSEGAAPAADDIFSNESSAFWAEQAQFAAYVDTAVRTGHDALENDVSAPSGDAAAQRDADVEAALHVFRSRCARTSGLSSEQLSFMHDVRHDSGDAGPDGDNQSVTPTEVKVAADTMEDVVLPVASRRMHRRFTCFGRYHFIQYGAYGYVSTDDSETAFGVLKHGCGEASVLGDHSIEAYNRGVMVHLYRNTGL; encoded by the coding sequence ATGCGCGACTTCgcctacacccacacccagcCGCAGTGGGGAGACGTGCGTACGGCCGCCCCAGGAAGTACAGCGTCggcgcagcgacacacaGGGATTGGCAGTATGGCAGGCGTAGTTGAAGACGTCACTATCGACACGTGGGCGCCGACCGTCGTGCGCCCCCCGCCGCTGGAGGGTCATCGTGTCTGCACAACTTGTCAGCGGTCGAaggaggcgtgtgtgtgcaccacATGCATTGTGTGCCGGCACCGTTTCCATGCCAATCGAcatcactgccgccgctgctggcacgcAGTGTGCTCCCGTTGCTGGGGACATCGACACTACGTACACATGCTTGGGCGGCAGATGGTTgtgtgcgactgctgctcaaCGTTGTGGGCGCTGGCGAACCTCGCCAAgcgtggcgacggtggccTCTTGTGGGGGCTGTACGTACTACGGGCAGCAGGGGCTATGCCTCGCATGTGCATCGGTCCTTCGTGCCATATTCTGACGCGACAGCTAGCGTGCTACGGGTGTGGGTTGCCCACTGTCGTGACGCAGCCGCACGCCGCACGTGTGGTTCGTGCGAATGGGGTATCCAGGAGTATGATGGACCACGTCAAGGTCCTCgacatgcagcagctctcgcTGCGCGCCATGGAGGTCAGCGGCATGACGTCCACGCAGGTGGAGCGCATGTTCCGTGGGCTTTTCCACCACTACGAAGAGGTGCTCGCCTTCCGCGCGATCACGACCGCCGTCCTGGCACACCGGGTGCTGCTCTCGATGGTAGCCTCAGCAGTCGCGTACGAGTACCTGGGGGCGCCAAACATCACCCTGAGTCTGTCTGATATCCCATACGCACGTGCACTGCGCATTACCGCAGCGCGGGAGCGCTATACAATCCTTGAGGCGCCAGGCCGCGTGAAATTCATCGCCTTCCCCGGAACGCACAACTGGCGGACGCGTTGGGTGGACATGCAGTTCGCGCGTATCACCGAGACTGTGTGGTCGACATTACACGAAGGCGTGTGtctgacgacgacagcggaAGACCAAGAGGGGGTCGACCGCGCCAAGACAACAGTGGCGCTCAACGGAGGTGTTCGAAAGGCTTGGGAGTACCAGGTGCACAAGGGCTTCGCGCAAGAAGCGCAGGAGGTGGAACTACCTTTCGACTCGCTTCTCGAAGACGTTCGCAGTGGCGGCTATACCCTTGTCCTGTGCGGCCACTCGCTGGGTGGGGCCACTGCGCAGTACTTGAGTCTGCAGCTactgcatcgctgcgctgcgctgctggtaCCCCGCGGAGGGCAGGAGGACGCGCCGAGGCTGCTCTGCGTTTCACTTGGTGCACCGCTACTTGGCAACTACGAGCTGGCTGACCACGtgcagagctgcggctggGCGCATATATTCCACAACTTTGTCTACCGCAGCGACATTGTGCCGCGGCTGTCGTGCACGGACGAGCTCGCCTGGGACGCGCAGTTGCGACTCGCGAACTCCGTCACCTCCGTCTTCACGGCGGCTCAGAGCTGGTGGaggggtggcggcagcacgacTGCGCCGTTGCCAATGGCgaatgccgctgccgccgcctcctcctccacggaGACTGTGGCAGCCAACATCCCCACACGCAGTTCCGGCAGGCTCTCCACCGCGCTGGCACGCTTACGCACCAAGCCACCACCCGGgacttcctctgctgctcctgccgcCTCGGCTGTTGACGCTTCAGCTGCGTTTGCGTTTCTCTCGGTGGACGACGCGACGGGCAGCGAAGGcgccgcgcctgcagcagacgACATTTTTTCAAACGAGTCATCTGCGTTCTGGGCAGAGCAAGCGCAGTTCGCCGCCTACGTCGACACTGCTGTTCGCACCGGCCACGATGCGCTGGAGAACGACGTGTCGGCGCCCTctggcgatgcagcagcgcagcgggaCGCCGACGTGGAGGCGGCCCTCCACGTCTTTAGAAGTCGCTGTGCCCGTACGAGCGGGCTCTCGTCTGAACAACTGAGCTTTATGCATGACGTGCGCCATGACAGTGGCGACGCCGGTCCTGACGGCGACAATCAGTCGGTCACACCTACTGAAGTTAAGGTTGCTGCGGACACCATGGAGGACGTGGTGCTACCGGTGGCGTCACGCCGCATGCACCGCCGTTTCACGTGCTTCGGCCGTTATCACTTTATCCAATACGGCGCCTACGGGTATGTTTCGACTGACGACTCGGAGACGGCCTTTGGCGTGTTGAAGCACGGCTGCGGGGAGGCCTCCGTCTTGGGGGATCACTCCATTGAGGCGTATAATCGAGGGGTGATGGTCCACCTCTACCGTAACACCGGGCTCTAG
- a CDS encoding hypothetical protein (TriTrypDB/GeneDB-style sysID: LpmP.13.0230) encodes MSFQPICVLCLSDCDRGGGVTSCNHYLCSRCAARLPTAAPCPLCQRPYQLIRLDHPNVQQLLQDGATALERTEKVIGSQMRHYQQVIRRMRQALAMLHSQNQEMTRRRQQEQAECAAAVSRAQTLQAEVCRLREGLTRASSKRAASQQQPPPLPPSPPQQRAHVMPDPRVTHDSDGHPHNAPNTLGVCHTPSAQIIPPPLAVRHAPFAPTSAVGAKAPDTFSRGSWQRPSGASSPSLSSHPQWQHRRHHSHGNGGEARDAAVESAPPLGWSASSLIAKRHRADSDPSLSQGRMGDVCVSLAQPDASSNAGRNVALTPRTHALASLQHQLPHQSSRAAAWGPGSGDGSDSAGPRVDFRLTTPLAAALHQQPQPKPQPSHPLNSFMQAGTSYMLRPSLKPHQRLFSSPRDGPVSL; translated from the coding sequence aTGTCCTTCCAGCCCATCTGTGTTCTGTGCCTCAGTGACTGCGAcaggggcggcggcgtcacaTCGTGCAACCACTATCTCTGCTCGCGGTGCGCCGCCCGCTTGCCAACCGCTGCTCCCTGCCCGCTGTGTCAGCGGCCGTACCAGCTGATCAGGCTTGACCACCCCAacgtccagcagctgcttcaaGACGGTGCAACAGCACTCGAGAGAACGGAAAAGGTTATCGGCTCTCAAATGCGGCACTACCAACAAGTCATTCGCCGCATGCGCCAGGCTCTGGCAATGCTGCACAGCCAAAATCAGGAGATGACACGGAGGCGTcagcaggagcaggcggagtgcgccgcggcagtgTCGCGAGCGCAGACCCTTCAGGCGGAGGTGTGCCGATTACGCGAGGGGCTGACACGCGCCTCCTCGAAAAGAGCGGCgtcacaacagcagccaccgcccctaccaccatcgccgccgcaacAGCGGGCGCACGTGATGCCTGATCCACGAGTTACCCATGACAGCGACGGGCACCCACACAACGCACCGAATACCCTCGGGGTTTGCCATACTCCATCGGCGCAGATCATCCCGCCTCCGTTGGCGGTGCGCCATGCCCCCTTCGCACCTACCAGTGCGGTCGGTGCCAAAGCGCCAGACACCTTTTCCCGTGGCAGTTGGCAGCGTCCGTCTGGGGCATCGTCACCTTCGCTGTCCTCCCATCCGCAGTGGCAGCATCGACGGCACCACTCACACGGAAATGGTGGCGAGGCACGTGACGCTGCCGTTGAATCGGCGCCCCCCCTGGGGTGGTCGGCGAGCTCCCTTATCGCGAAACGCCACCGCGCTGACTCAGACCCATCGCTGTCGCAGGGACGTATGGGCGATGTTTGCGTTTCGCTGGCTCAGCCGGACGCCAGCTCAAATGCGGGCCGCAACGTCGCTCTCACACCCCGCACCCATGCCCTGGCGTCTCTTCAACACCAACTGCCGCACCAGAGCTCccgcgccgctgcgtggGGGCCAgggagcggcgacggcagcgattCCGCAGGGCCGAGAGTGGACTTCCGACTCACAACGCCTctggctgcagcgctgcaccaacagccgcagccgaAGCCGCAACCATCGCACCCCCTCAACTCTTTCATGCAAGCCGGCACCTCCTACATGCTCAGGCCTTCGTTGAAGCCGCACCAGAGGCTGTTCTCCTCACCACGCGACGGCCCCGTGTCCCTCTAG
- a CDS encoding hypothetical protein (TriTrypDB/GeneDB-style sysID: LpmP.13.0240), whose protein sequence is MSSALDSITAATKLRRAELDVQRELEAKRQEYNRRMAQVKEGEAQLAADRADLQDTLVQYYKFIQENEIKRSRAMKKVAIEEKQRKEREVYIAQLTQRLQGLESKWDEMKTQYRDMEKYQAFLEEILSRNDGDEYQEPRDVIKRWMTLCDNTRVLQERKTQLEEDLLRTRSSLNLARQRRSTENIALQNRLNEMQMSFESLQKSIKAKQDKLDRKVKQKSSTTRTVSHVSMATANLYDRCMLWTRDYSGRGRGEGANNNVLHQLHAICDCLEDFQTIIMQHQEQQRQAATQLAAGAATQQGASAKAG, encoded by the coding sequence ATGTCCAGTGCGCTCGAcagcatcaccgccgccacaaaGTTGCGGCGTGCGGAGCTCGATGTACAGCGTGAGCTAGAGGCGAAGCGCCAGGAGTACAATCGGCGCATGGCACAAGTaaaggaaggggaggcaCAGTTGGCTGCCGACCGGGCGGATCTACAAGATACACTCGTGCAGTACTACAAATTCATCCAGGAGAACGAGATCAAGCGTAGTCGTGCCATGAAGAAGGTAGCCAtcgaagagaagcagcgcaaggaGCGGGAGGTGTACATTGCCCAGCTCACCCAGCGTCTGCAAGGGTTGGAGTCCAAGTGGGATGAGATGAAGACGCAGTACAGGGACATGGAGAAGTACCAAGCGTTCTTGGAGGAGATTCTCTCCCGCAACGACGGAGACGAGTACCAAGAACCGCGTGACGTAATCAAGCGCTGGATGACGCTGTGCGACAACACTAGGGTCCTGCAGGAGCGCAAGACACAGCTCGAGGAGGATCtcctgcgcacacgcagctcgCTCAACTtggcgcgccagcgccgcagcacggAGAACATCGCTCTCCAGAATCGATTGAACGAGATGCAGATGTCGTTTGAGTCACTGCAGAAGTCCATAAAGGCAAAGCAGGACAAACTGGATCGAAAGGTCAAGCAGAAGAGCTCAACGACGCGCACAGTGAGCCACGTCAGCATGGCCACGGCGAACCTGTACGACCGATGCATGTTGTGGACGCGCGACTACTCGGGCCgcggcaggggagagggagcaaaCAACAACGTATTACATCAGCTGCACGCCATCTGTGACTGCCTAGAAGACTTTCAGACCATCATCATGCAACatcaggagcagcagcgccaagcggcgacgcagctggCAGCAGGGGCGGCCACCCAACAGGGGGCGTCGGCCAAGGCGGGGTGA
- a CDS encoding small Rab GTP binding protein, putative (TriTrypDB/GeneDB-style sysID: LpmP.13.0220): MLSISRSSTPTTGPSASARKFKLVLLGESGVGKSSVVQRLMRNAFSARPHSTVGASFFRYTCSVADGTAVHFDIWDTAGQERFRSLAAMYYRGAAAALVVFDIVSADTYERAKHWARELHINSPETLVMLVGNKKDLESERQVPVEEAQQCAAEMGAMYHETSARSGDGVQEAFHAVAAKLIETNNSVNVREGGVLDHTENAVPRHGSECC, from the coding sequence ATGTTGTCCATCAGCCGCAGCTCCACTCCGACAACGGGACCATCGGCCTCTGCACGAAAGTTCAAGCTGGTCCTGCTGGGCGAGAGCGGCGTCGGCAAGTCGTCTGTCGTGCAGCGCCTGATGAGGAACGCCTTCAGTGCGAGGCCGCACAGCACTGTCggcgcctctttttttcgttaTACGTGCAGCGTGGCGGACGGCACCGCTGTCCACTTTGACATATGGGACACTGCGGGGCAGGAGCGCTTCAGGAGCCTGGCCGCCATGTACTAccgcggtgccgcagcggcgctcgtCGTCTTCGACATCGTCTCCGCCGATACGTACGAGAGAGCAAAGCACTGGGCCCGAGAGCTGCACATCAACTCCCCAGAGACGCTTGTGATGCTGGTCGGAAACAAGAAGGACTTGGAGAGTGAACGGCAGGTGCCTGTGGAAGAGGCGCAACAATGCGCGGCGGAGATGGGTGCCATGTACCATGAGACTagcgcacgcagcggcgacggggTACAGGAGGCGTTtcacgccgtcgctgcgAAGCTGATTGAGACGAACAACAGCGTCAACGTGCGCGAGGGCGGTGTCTTGGACCACACAGAGAACGCTGTACCGCGTCATGGAAGTGAATGCTGCTAG
- a CDS encoding hypothetical protein (TriTrypDB/GeneDB-style sysID: LpmP.13.0250), producing MFEPLCELLVEDPQALIEDERVLGEKAGRLFGFRDFSAYAALGGAVYPPLRCANDGVVAWDAVHGMNGSNNGNGRTRATDSASSLSADGAAVLTSSSLHGQAEMDTRWWSSLATAIEAHRRARPGCRSWLRQLCSSAPHLLPYLARCLIKTVSFVLPGLRSIFPTALPSARLVLRARRSRCGGPERVTGLSFHSSYMWLAVAVEEGGADASTRVVVYDVGEERVICVLTHAFQKEVSWLQWKPQSRDVLAVGCCGGVLLWRLLAASSDRTADASWSVAKTLASADAAARVLFYPTSSGVTITAGAFAHQDANTLACASNADTRLFFLQLNEPPFHPQACGTVVVPSVDGGLGQVVFDDNDLFLLCTVCEHGSLALVRIRPSPMSASGAASAAAFQSCVVPTPAPVDCVVRATGLGPSLYFLSTAGLEGVLLARINPFIGVEVVSMISTGLYRGVGGCVTRFECSRRRLWIQTETNHLLVCRCGLRDGVISLIPIGVTAMEVVEMASFAGCKTGSLVAALEVDGTIQFLPSYHG from the coding sequence ATGTTTGAGCCTCTGTGCGAGTTGCTCGTCGAGGACCCGCAGGCACTCATAGAAGATGAGCGTGTGCTTGGCGAGAAGGCCGGGAGACTCTTTGGCTTCCGTGACTTTAGCGCCTACGCCGCGCTTGGCGGCGCTGTGTATCCACCGCTGCGATGCGCCAACGATGGTGTCGTGGCGTGGGATGCAGTGCACGGCATGAATGGCTCCAACAACGGCAACGGGAGGACGCGGGCCACCGATTCTGCCTCATCTTTGTCCGCAGACGGGGCCGCCGTCCtcacgtcgtcgtcgctgcacgGCCAGGCTGAGATGGATacgaggtggtggtcgtcgCTGGCGACTGCGATAGAGGCGCACCGGCGGGCTCGCCCTGGATGTCGCTCTTGGCTTCGCCAGCTGTGCTCATCAGCGCCGCATCTCCTTCCCTATCTCGCCCGCTGCCTAATCAAGACGGTATCCTTTGTGCTGCCGGGCCTCCGCAGCATATTCCCGACTGCCTTACCGAGTGCGCGGCTGGTGTTACGGGCGCGGCGCTCTCGCTGTGGTGGGCCGGAGCGTGTAACGGGTCTCAGCTTTCACTCTTCGTACATGTGGCTtgcagtggcggtggaggaaggcggcgcCGATGCCTCGACGCGCGTCGTCGTGTACGACGTGGGCGAAGAGAGGGTAATATGTGTCCTGACGCATGCCTTTCAGAAGGAGGTGAGCTGGCTGCAATGGAAGCCACAGTCGCGCGATGTCCTGGCGGTggggtgctgcggcggcgtacTGCTCTGGAGGCTGTTGGCGGCCTCCTCAGACCGCACCGCTGATGCATCCTGGTCCGTTGCAAAGACATTGGCAAGCGCGGATGCTGCCGCCCGCGTCTTATTCTaccccaccagcagcggcgtcaccatcaccgccggGGCCTTTGCTCATCAGGACGCGAACACACTCGCCTGCGCCAGTAATGCCGACAcgcgcctcttttttctccaaTTGAATGAGCCACCCTTTCACCCGCAGGCATGCGGCACCGTTGTCGTCCCCTCTGTCGACGGCGGGCTGGGTCAGGTTGTGTTTGATGACAATGACTTGTTCCTGCTCTGCACCGTGTGCGAACACGGATCCCTGGCACTGGTGCGCATCCGGCCTTCACCCATGTCTGCGtccggcgctgcgtcggccgCGGCGTTCCAGTCGTGTGTCGTGCCCACGCCAGCCCCGGTGGACTGCGTCGTGCGTGCCACGGGTCTTGGGCCTTCCCTGTACTTCCTGAGCACCGCCGGGCTCGAGGGTGTCCTGCTCGCCCGTATCAACCCCTTCATTGGCGTCGAGGTCGTCTCTATGATCTCTACCGGGTTGTACCGTGGTGTGGGTGGCTGTGTCACCCGCTTCGagtgcagccgccgccgtctgTGGATCCAGACAGAGACGAACCACCTGCTGGTGTGCCGGTGCGGGTTGCGGGACGGTGTCATCTCGCTAATCCCAATCGGCGTGACAgcgatggaggtggtggaaaTGGCATCCTTTGCGGGGTGCAAGACGGGCTCCCTCGTCGCAGCGTTGGAGGTGGATGGCACCATTCAGTTTCTTCCCTCCTATCATGGTTAG
- a CDS encoding N-acetyltransferase subunit ARD1, putative (TriTrypDB/GeneDB-style sysID: LpmP.13.0260): MQLRRATMEDMYEMQHSNLRCLPENYNLRYYYYHLLSWPQLLYVQQDYNRNTVGYVLGKMDDEEVAEKKHGHITSLAVLRSHRKLGIASRVMRATMKEMDAEYDAHYCSLHVRKTNDAALHLYQDTLGFRCVGVEEKYYMDEEDAYHMKSFFHQENPGSYVDDHKRLIRKTVPVEVEGYPAATGTSLPAVGGRGGDRNGKKGNDKAAKEISAKEREAAMAELLGLDADGKGKGAGGGGGKGKSGNNKNSASGGGGGKRGSGKQK; encoded by the coding sequence ATGCAGCTCCGTCGCGCCACCATGGAGGACATGTACGAGATGCAGCACAGCAATCTCCGTTGTCTTCCCGAGAACTACAATCTGCGGTACTACTATTACCATCTCCTCTCAtggccgcagctgctctaTGTGCAGCAGGACTACAACCGCAACACCGTCGGCTACGTTCTGGGGAAGATGGATGACGAGGAGGTAGCCGAGAAAAAGCATGGCCACATCACGTCTCTGGCCGTGCTGCGGTCGCATCGCAAGCTCGGCATCGCGTCACGTGTGATGCGAGCAACGATGAAGGAGATGGACGCCGAGTACGACGCCCACTACTGCTCTCTGCATGTGCGCAAGACGAAtgacgctgcactgcaccTCTATCAGGATACTCTCGGGTTTCGCTGCGTTGGCGTGGAGGAGAAGTACTAcatggacgaggaggacgcatATCACATGAAGAGCTTCTTTCACCAGGAGAACCCCGGCTCCTACGTCGACGATCACAAGCGACTGATACGCAAGACTGTGCCAGTTGAGGTGGAGGGCTACCCGGCCGCGACTGGCACGTCGTTGCCAGCGGTAGGCGGGCGCGGCGGGGACAGGAATGGCAAGAAGGGCAACGATAAGGCCGCAAAGGAGATTTCCGCCAAGGAACGGGAAGCTGCGATGGCCGAGTTGCTGGGACTGGATGCGGATGGAAAGGGCAAgggcgctggtggtggtggcggaaaGGGCAAGAGCGGCAATAACAAGAACAGCGCCtcaggcggcggtggcgggaagaggggcagcgGAAAGCAGAAGtag